The following proteins come from a genomic window of Miscanthus floridulus cultivar M001 chromosome 2, ASM1932011v1, whole genome shotgun sequence:
- the LOC136538304 gene encoding protein tesmin/TSO1-like CXC 2 isoform X3: protein MDAPESPPAGRPSSDAIALYEHSPIFDFINSLSPIATPKPLGSTQNVQLFKSSNLPPLSSIFTSPQVNPRKESKSTIRDVKLSQEELNPNCQRNQMETFSCIELSGSAALASENCSPSEDATNWPSKWLQFTPFGSETLGDAKKQDTDGKTNHTADVEQVKPSSTYSDQNGLDQVDSSTSGRIVQENELAKQDRNDLAPCSLNHLITHCGTGNSVISISDLALEAQQWSWKLRGDNIIPSTSVLAVDQGNLEDSRREHFVEPFGSYIQSAADDTHVYCADAAAGVATNHDQEMLPAVIQNQLVSNDYNFDTFKVSIDGTTISQQQCGTHRRNLFNDKKTMPNADKSDQQSHKKRRRKLQNNDGESCRHCSCKKSKCLKLYCACFAAKVYCSEFCSCQGCSNNHMHEEAVSHIRKQTESRNPLAFAPTVTRTCGPVSEFGDDSNNTPASARHKRGCNCRKSSCLKKYCECFQSGVGCSISCRCESCKNSFGKREGVLLLTTEKLKKGGKAKGSHGKEEKLAFDKHHVISQSGDLAASENLLATPSLEPYRSSFLLPSTCSKLTPATAGCSSGLHNPRSPMKSDDVLSPSVTRAAAMILGNDFSDIQEVGSSCTTSVKVVSPNKKRVAPLHIGTALSPIGSSSRKLVLKSIPSFPSLTGDADSEPH, encoded by the exons ATGGACGCTCCGGAAAGCCCCCCGGCCGGGCGACCGTCATCCGACGCCATCGCGCTCTACGAG CACTCTCCTATCTTTGATTTCATCAATAGTTTATCTCCTATAGCGACACCAAAGCCTTTAGGTTCAACACAAAATGTCCAGCTATTCAAGTCATCAAACTTACCACCTCTTTCTTCAATCTTCACCTCGCCCCAAGTCAATCCACGAAAGGAATCTAAATCCACAATCAG GGATGTTAAGCTTTCTCAAGAAGAACTCAATCCTAACTGCCAAAGGAACCAGATGGAGACTTTTAGCTGCATTGAACTGTCTGGATCTGCAGCACTTGCTTCAGAAAATTGTAGTCCTTCTGAGGATGCAACAAATTGGCCAAGTAAATGGCTCCAATTCACCCCGTTTGGTAGTGAAACTTTAGGAGATGCCAAGAAACAAGATACTGATGGCAAAACAAATCATACTGCAGATGTGGAACAGGTAAAGCCATCAAGCACATACTCTGATCAGAATGGCCTCGACCAAGTGGACTCATCAACTTCTGGAAGAATTGTTCAGGAGAATGAGCTGGCCAAACAGGATAGAAATGATTTAGCGCCATGCAGTTTAAACCACTTGATCACACATTGTGGTACTGGTAATAGTGTCATATCAATATCAGATCTGGCCTTAGAAGCACAACAATGGAGTTGGAAATTAAGAGGTGATAATATCATACCTAGCACATCCGTCTTGGCAGTGGATCAAGGAAATTTGGAGGATTCACGAAGAGAACATTTTGTTGAGCCATTTGGATCTTATATCCAGAGTGCTGCTGATGACACTCATGTTTACTGTGCTGATGCAGCAGCAGGTGTTGCAACGAATCATGACCAAGAAATGCTCCCTGCTGTTATTCAAAACCAGTTGGTTTCAAATGACTATAATTTTGACACATTCAAAGTTTCCATTGATGGCACG ACCATATCACAGCAGCAATGTGGTACGCATAGGCGTAACCTTTTTAACGACAAG AAAACCATGCCTAATGCTGACAAGTCTGACCAACAAAGTCACAAGAAGAGAAG GCGCAAATTACAAAACAATGATGGTGAATCATGCAGACATTGTAGCTGTAAAAAGTCAAAATGCTTAAAACT TTATTGTGCATGTTTCGCTGCTAAAGTCTATTGTTCAGAATTCTGCTCATGTCAAGGCTGTTCCAATAATCATATGCATGAGGAAGCAGTTTCTCATATTCGCAAGCAGACTGAATCTCGTAACCCTCTAGCATTTGCTCCAACAGTCACTCGCACATGTGGGCCTGTTTCAGAATTTGGG GATGATTCTAACAACACTCCTGCTTCCGCTCGACATAAAAGAGGATGCAATTGCAGGAAGTCTTCTTGTCTTAAAAAATACTGCGAGTGCTTTCAG AGTGGTGTAGGGTGCTCCATAAGTTGCCGATGCGAGAGTTGTAAGAACTCTTTTGGAAAAAGAGAGG GTGTGCTGTTGTTAACTACTGAAAAACTGAAGAAAGGGGGTAAAGCAAAAGGCAGTCATGGGAAGGAAGAGAAACTTGCGTTTGACAAACACCATGTGATTAGCCAATCTGGTGATCTTGCAGCCTCTGAGAATCTACTCGCAACACCTTCGCTTGAGCCTTACAG ATCTTCCTTCCTACTTCCATCTACATGCTCCAAACTGACACCGGCAACTGCTGGGTGCTCTTCTGGACTGCACAACCCTCGGTCTCCCATGAAATCAGATGATGTGCTCTCACCTTCCGTAACCCGCGCTGCAGCGATGATTCTCGGGAATGATTTTTCAGATATCCAGGAAGTGGGTTCATCTTGCACCACCAGTGTCAAGGTTGTTTCACCAAACAAGAAGAGGGTTGCCCCCCTGCACATTGGTACGGCATTGTCCCCAATCGGTAGCAGCAGCAGAAAACTGGTTTTGAAGTCCATCCCTTCCTTCCCTTCCCTAACTGGTGATGCTGATAGTGAGCCCCACTAA
- the LOC136538304 gene encoding protein tesmin/TSO1-like CXC 2 isoform X1, whose protein sequence is MDAPESPPAGRPSSDAIALYEHSPIFDFINSLSPIATPKPLGSTQNVQLFKSSNLPPLSSIFTSPQVNPRKESKSTIRDVKLSQEELNPNCQRNQMETFSCIELSGSAALASENCSPSEDATNWPSKWLQFTPFGSETLGDAKKQDTDGKTNHTADVEQVKPSSTYSDQNGLDQVDSSTSGRIVQENELAKQDRNDLAPCSLNHLITHCGTGNSVISISDLALEAQQWSWKLRGDNIIPSTSVLAVDQGNLEDSRREHFVEPFGSYIQSAADDTHVYCADAAAGVATNHDQEMLPAVIQNQLVSNDYNFDTFKVSIDGTTISQQQCGTHRRNLFNDKVGPSNKRVQNISNIHHASTCGNNYLKPVKPGIGLHLNTVALNLSNMPLTINPPLLPEQTSPATVISGSETALYGSEVCTHVDYYSSQKTMPNADKSDQQSHKKRRRKLQNNDGESCRHCSCKKSKCLKLYCACFAAKVYCSEFCSCQGCSNNHMHEEAVSHIRKQTESRNPLAFAPTVTRTCGPVSEFGDDSNNTPASARHKRGCNCRKSSCLKKYCECFQSGVGCSISCRCESCKNSFGKREGVLLLTTEKLKKGGKAKGSHGKEEKLAFDKHHVISQSGDLAASENLLATPSLEPYRSSFLLPSTCSKLTPATAGCSSGLHNPRSPMKSDDVLSPSVTRAAAMILGNDFSDIQEVGSSCTTSVKVVSPNKKRVAPLHIGTALSPIGSSSRKLVLKSIPSFPSLTGDADSEPH, encoded by the exons ATGGACGCTCCGGAAAGCCCCCCGGCCGGGCGACCGTCATCCGACGCCATCGCGCTCTACGAG CACTCTCCTATCTTTGATTTCATCAATAGTTTATCTCCTATAGCGACACCAAAGCCTTTAGGTTCAACACAAAATGTCCAGCTATTCAAGTCATCAAACTTACCACCTCTTTCTTCAATCTTCACCTCGCCCCAAGTCAATCCACGAAAGGAATCTAAATCCACAATCAG GGATGTTAAGCTTTCTCAAGAAGAACTCAATCCTAACTGCCAAAGGAACCAGATGGAGACTTTTAGCTGCATTGAACTGTCTGGATCTGCAGCACTTGCTTCAGAAAATTGTAGTCCTTCTGAGGATGCAACAAATTGGCCAAGTAAATGGCTCCAATTCACCCCGTTTGGTAGTGAAACTTTAGGAGATGCCAAGAAACAAGATACTGATGGCAAAACAAATCATACTGCAGATGTGGAACAGGTAAAGCCATCAAGCACATACTCTGATCAGAATGGCCTCGACCAAGTGGACTCATCAACTTCTGGAAGAATTGTTCAGGAGAATGAGCTGGCCAAACAGGATAGAAATGATTTAGCGCCATGCAGTTTAAACCACTTGATCACACATTGTGGTACTGGTAATAGTGTCATATCAATATCAGATCTGGCCTTAGAAGCACAACAATGGAGTTGGAAATTAAGAGGTGATAATATCATACCTAGCACATCCGTCTTGGCAGTGGATCAAGGAAATTTGGAGGATTCACGAAGAGAACATTTTGTTGAGCCATTTGGATCTTATATCCAGAGTGCTGCTGATGACACTCATGTTTACTGTGCTGATGCAGCAGCAGGTGTTGCAACGAATCATGACCAAGAAATGCTCCCTGCTGTTATTCAAAACCAGTTGGTTTCAAATGACTATAATTTTGACACATTCAAAGTTTCCATTGATGGCACG ACCATATCACAGCAGCAATGTGGTACGCATAGGCGTAACCTTTTTAACGACAAGGTAGGGCCATCTAATAAGAGAGTGCAAAATATCTCAAATATTCATCATGCGAGTACATGTGGCAATAACTATCTGAAGCCTGTGAAACCTGGTATTGGTTTGCATCTGAATACTGTTGCCTTGAATTTATCCAACATGCCGCTCACAATTAATCCTCCACTGCTACCTGAACAAACTAGTCCAGCAACAGTAATTTCTGGCAGTGAGACCGCTCTTTATGGCAGTGAGGTATGCACTCATGTCGACTATTACTCTTCTCAGAAAACCATGCCTAATGCTGACAAGTCTGACCAACAAAGTCACAAGAAGAGAAG GCGCAAATTACAAAACAATGATGGTGAATCATGCAGACATTGTAGCTGTAAAAAGTCAAAATGCTTAAAACT TTATTGTGCATGTTTCGCTGCTAAAGTCTATTGTTCAGAATTCTGCTCATGTCAAGGCTGTTCCAATAATCATATGCATGAGGAAGCAGTTTCTCATATTCGCAAGCAGACTGAATCTCGTAACCCTCTAGCATTTGCTCCAACAGTCACTCGCACATGTGGGCCTGTTTCAGAATTTGGG GATGATTCTAACAACACTCCTGCTTCCGCTCGACATAAAAGAGGATGCAATTGCAGGAAGTCTTCTTGTCTTAAAAAATACTGCGAGTGCTTTCAG AGTGGTGTAGGGTGCTCCATAAGTTGCCGATGCGAGAGTTGTAAGAACTCTTTTGGAAAAAGAGAGG GTGTGCTGTTGTTAACTACTGAAAAACTGAAGAAAGGGGGTAAAGCAAAAGGCAGTCATGGGAAGGAAGAGAAACTTGCGTTTGACAAACACCATGTGATTAGCCAATCTGGTGATCTTGCAGCCTCTGAGAATCTACTCGCAACACCTTCGCTTGAGCCTTACAG ATCTTCCTTCCTACTTCCATCTACATGCTCCAAACTGACACCGGCAACTGCTGGGTGCTCTTCTGGACTGCACAACCCTCGGTCTCCCATGAAATCAGATGATGTGCTCTCACCTTCCGTAACCCGCGCTGCAGCGATGATTCTCGGGAATGATTTTTCAGATATCCAGGAAGTGGGTTCATCTTGCACCACCAGTGTCAAGGTTGTTTCACCAAACAAGAAGAGGGTTGCCCCCCTGCACATTGGTACGGCATTGTCCCCAATCGGTAGCAGCAGCAGAAAACTGGTTTTGAAGTCCATCCCTTCCTTCCCTTCCCTAACTGGTGATGCTGATAGTGAGCCCCACTAA
- the LOC136538304 gene encoding protein tesmin/TSO1-like CXC 2 isoform X2 produces the protein MDAPESPPAGRPSSDAIALYEHSPIFDFINSLSPIATPKPLGSTQNVQLFKSSNLPPLSSIFTSPQVNPRKESKSTIRDVKLSQEELNPNCQRNQMETFSCIELSGSAALASENCSPSEDATNWPNVEQVKPSSTYSDQNGLDQVDSSTSGRIVQENELAKQDRNDLAPCSLNHLITHCGTGNSVISISDLALEAQQWSWKLRGDNIIPSTSVLAVDQGNLEDSRREHFVEPFGSYIQSAADDTHVYCADAAAGVATNHDQEMLPAVIQNQLVSNDYNFDTFKVSIDGTTISQQQCGTHRRNLFNDKVGPSNKRVQNISNIHHASTCGNNYLKPVKPGIGLHLNTVALNLSNMPLTINPPLLPEQTSPATVISGSETALYGSEVCTHVDYYSSQKTMPNADKSDQQSHKKRRRKLQNNDGESCRHCSCKKSKCLKLYCACFAAKVYCSEFCSCQGCSNNHMHEEAVSHIRKQTESRNPLAFAPTVTRTCGPVSEFGDDSNNTPASARHKRGCNCRKSSCLKKYCECFQSGVGCSISCRCESCKNSFGKREGVLLLTTEKLKKGGKAKGSHGKEEKLAFDKHHVISQSGDLAASENLLATPSLEPYRSSFLLPSTCSKLTPATAGCSSGLHNPRSPMKSDDVLSPSVTRAAAMILGNDFSDIQEVGSSCTTSVKVVSPNKKRVAPLHIGTALSPIGSSSRKLVLKSIPSFPSLTGDADSEPH, from the exons ATGGACGCTCCGGAAAGCCCCCCGGCCGGGCGACCGTCATCCGACGCCATCGCGCTCTACGAG CACTCTCCTATCTTTGATTTCATCAATAGTTTATCTCCTATAGCGACACCAAAGCCTTTAGGTTCAACACAAAATGTCCAGCTATTCAAGTCATCAAACTTACCACCTCTTTCTTCAATCTTCACCTCGCCCCAAGTCAATCCACGAAAGGAATCTAAATCCACAATCAG GGATGTTAAGCTTTCTCAAGAAGAACTCAATCCTAACTGCCAAAGGAACCAGATGGAGACTTTTAGCTGCATTGAACTGTCTGGATCTGCAGCACTTGCTTCAGAAAATTGTAGTCCTTCTGAGGATGCAACAAATTGGCCAA ATGTGGAACAGGTAAAGCCATCAAGCACATACTCTGATCAGAATGGCCTCGACCAAGTGGACTCATCAACTTCTGGAAGAATTGTTCAGGAGAATGAGCTGGCCAAACAGGATAGAAATGATTTAGCGCCATGCAGTTTAAACCACTTGATCACACATTGTGGTACTGGTAATAGTGTCATATCAATATCAGATCTGGCCTTAGAAGCACAACAATGGAGTTGGAAATTAAGAGGTGATAATATCATACCTAGCACATCCGTCTTGGCAGTGGATCAAGGAAATTTGGAGGATTCACGAAGAGAACATTTTGTTGAGCCATTTGGATCTTATATCCAGAGTGCTGCTGATGACACTCATGTTTACTGTGCTGATGCAGCAGCAGGTGTTGCAACGAATCATGACCAAGAAATGCTCCCTGCTGTTATTCAAAACCAGTTGGTTTCAAATGACTATAATTTTGACACATTCAAAGTTTCCATTGATGGCACG ACCATATCACAGCAGCAATGTGGTACGCATAGGCGTAACCTTTTTAACGACAAGGTAGGGCCATCTAATAAGAGAGTGCAAAATATCTCAAATATTCATCATGCGAGTACATGTGGCAATAACTATCTGAAGCCTGTGAAACCTGGTATTGGTTTGCATCTGAATACTGTTGCCTTGAATTTATCCAACATGCCGCTCACAATTAATCCTCCACTGCTACCTGAACAAACTAGTCCAGCAACAGTAATTTCTGGCAGTGAGACCGCTCTTTATGGCAGTGAGGTATGCACTCATGTCGACTATTACTCTTCTCAGAAAACCATGCCTAATGCTGACAAGTCTGACCAACAAAGTCACAAGAAGAGAAG GCGCAAATTACAAAACAATGATGGTGAATCATGCAGACATTGTAGCTGTAAAAAGTCAAAATGCTTAAAACT TTATTGTGCATGTTTCGCTGCTAAAGTCTATTGTTCAGAATTCTGCTCATGTCAAGGCTGTTCCAATAATCATATGCATGAGGAAGCAGTTTCTCATATTCGCAAGCAGACTGAATCTCGTAACCCTCTAGCATTTGCTCCAACAGTCACTCGCACATGTGGGCCTGTTTCAGAATTTGGG GATGATTCTAACAACACTCCTGCTTCCGCTCGACATAAAAGAGGATGCAATTGCAGGAAGTCTTCTTGTCTTAAAAAATACTGCGAGTGCTTTCAG AGTGGTGTAGGGTGCTCCATAAGTTGCCGATGCGAGAGTTGTAAGAACTCTTTTGGAAAAAGAGAGG GTGTGCTGTTGTTAACTACTGAAAAACTGAAGAAAGGGGGTAAAGCAAAAGGCAGTCATGGGAAGGAAGAGAAACTTGCGTTTGACAAACACCATGTGATTAGCCAATCTGGTGATCTTGCAGCCTCTGAGAATCTACTCGCAACACCTTCGCTTGAGCCTTACAG ATCTTCCTTCCTACTTCCATCTACATGCTCCAAACTGACACCGGCAACTGCTGGGTGCTCTTCTGGACTGCACAACCCTCGGTCTCCCATGAAATCAGATGATGTGCTCTCACCTTCCGTAACCCGCGCTGCAGCGATGATTCTCGGGAATGATTTTTCAGATATCCAGGAAGTGGGTTCATCTTGCACCACCAGTGTCAAGGTTGTTTCACCAAACAAGAAGAGGGTTGCCCCCCTGCACATTGGTACGGCATTGTCCCCAATCGGTAGCAGCAGCAGAAAACTGGTTTTGAAGTCCATCCCTTCCTTCCCTTCCCTAACTGGTGATGCTGATAGTGAGCCCCACTAA